Proteins found in one Planococcus citri chromosome 2, ihPlaCitr1.1, whole genome shotgun sequence genomic segment:
- the LOC135835917 gene encoding synaptic vesicle glycoprotein 2B-like, whose protein sequence is MDYEQAITISGGYGRYQMRLFLLLLPTALTFVFGVSSMSYVMPAAVCEFEISKYKQGLIYSAIYLGMVPSGAIWGAVSDIIGRRKTLVLTCGISGIFELLSGFSINYWFLFGCKFLSGCATAGVHLTYYVYLSEFTDPKNKDSITMLSGATAAAGYFLQPLLAYFLIPLKFKWVVVEDWIFFGSWKIFLIISSVPPLLGFFISLFCIDETPKFLLLNNRNEESIRILKEIYVENTGNAPDTYTVADISLQEDKEIIEEMKKQPQQGSFSKSIRQIKPLFKYPYIIPALMAFAAQVITMGAFNAIRPYIPILFSLALGFGQTEANSTAPSATAEKTPFCTLFETQQIFKSKVKCAHKHVELDQRIFLGSIIVGLCVFLSFFPFKKIVNVVGKVTTFVLAHVISAFAIFLFPFSVSVYGLVIICIYSICMQNSLTIVIGLMISRTPTTMRGITISMVMVFGRIGVILGNQILPIITDLSCKAGFWAIGCVNLLSLPIMFVFSRQPNPVEELVQQNATTSRSTSPLPTSPSPKK, encoded by the exons ATGGATTACGAACAGGCTATCACAATAAGCG GTGGATATGGACGTTATCAAATGAGACTATTTTTATTACTGCTTCCGACCGCTTTAACTTTTGTTTTTGGTGTTTCGTCGATGTCTTATGTAATGCCAGCAGCTGTATGcgagtttgaaatttcaaaatacaagcAAGGATTAATATACAGTGCTATTTATCTTG GTATGGTTCCAAGTGGTGCGATATGGGGAGCGGTATCGGATATTATAGGACGTAGAAAAACATTAGTATTGACCTGTGGCATTTCCggtatttttgaacttttaagcGGTTTCTCAATTAATTATTGGTTCTTATTTGGATGTAAATTTCTATCAGGATGCGC GACAGCTGGAGTTCATTTAACCTATTATGTTTATTTGAGCGAATTCACTGatccaaaaaataaagattCGATAACAATGTTGAGTGGAGCAACTGCAGCTGCGGGATATTTCCTACAACCAT tattGGCTTATTTTTTAATACCATTGAAATTCAAATGGGTCGTAGTAGAagactggattttttttgggtcttggaaaatatttctcatCATATCATCGGTACCTCCTCTATTAGGATTTTTCATAAGTCTTTTTTGTATCGACGAAACACCGAAATTCTTACTGTTAAATAATCGAAACGAAGAATCTATAAGGATACTGAAAGAAATCTACGTAGAAAACACCGGAAATGCACCGGATACTTATACA GTAGCAGATATAAGTTTACAAGAAGATAAAGAAATCatagaagaaatgaaaaaacaacctCAACaaggaagtttttcaaaaagcatcAGGCAAATTAAGCCTCTATTTAAATATCCTTACATTATCCCAGCTCTGATGGCGTTTGCTGCGCAAGTTATTACAATGGGAGc GTTCAACGCTATCAGGCCTtatatacctatattattttcattaGCCTTGGGATTCGGTCAAACTGAAGCCAATTCAACGGCACCTTCAGCCACAGcagaaaaaacaccattttgcaCATTATTTGAAACTCAACAAATATTTAAGTCGAAAGTGAAATGTGCACATAAACAT GTGGAACTAGATCAGAGGATTTTTCTCGGTTCAATTATCGTCGGTCTTTGcgtatttctttcattttttccgtTTAAGAAAATTGTTAATGTTGTAGGCAAAGTTACTACATTCG TATTAGCTCATGTTATCAGCgcttttgctatttttttgtttccattttcGGTATCTGTTTATGGTTTggtaataatatgtatttattcgATTTGCATGCAGAATTCGCTAACTATAGTCATTGGTTTGATGATTTCCAGAACACCTACTACAATGAG AGGTATCACCATAAGCATGGTGATGGTATTTGGAAGAATTGGAGTCATTTTGGGTAATCAAATTCTACCCATAATCACGGATTTATCATGTAAAGCTGGTTTTTGGGCGATAGGATGCGTGAATTTAC TGTCTTTGCCTATAATGTTCGTGTTCAGTAGGCAGCCCAATCCGGTAGAAGAATTAGTGCAGCAAAACGCGACGACGAGTCGATCAACATCACCTTTGCCAACATCACCTTCGCCAAAAAAgtaa